The genome window AGGCCAAGGACACGGGCGCCTTGCTCGGTCTCGGAGGCGCGGTCCTGGTCTCCCTGGCCGCCTCCACCTCCGCGTCCTGGGCCGTCGGCCGGTTCGCCGACCAGCTCGGCATCGACCGTGACGGCTGGGGCGGCATCCTGCTGCGCGTCGCCGCGTTCGCCGTCGCCGTCCTGGCCGACTTCCTGCTCCTGCTCTACGTCCTCACCCTGCTGCCCGGCGTCCAGCCGCCCCGCCGCCGCCTCGTCGTGGCCGCCCTCATAGGAGCCATCGGCTTCGAACTCCTCAAGCTCCTCCTCAGCGGCTACATGCAGGGCGTCGCCGCCAAGAGCATGTACGGCGCCTTCGGCGTCCCCATCGCCCTGCTCCTCTGGATCAACTTCACGAGCAAACTCCTGCTGTACTGCGCGGCTTGGACGGCAGAGGGCACGAAGGAGAGTGGGGAGGCGGCGGACCTGGAGCTTCGGGCCGAGGACAGCGCCCCGTAAGGGGCGCGGGGCTGTGCCGATATGCGGCTCCGCCGCGCGGGCGCGACAAGCCCCCACGCACCCGCACCCCGCATCGGACATCAACCAGGCAACCCCTCCCCGGAACCGCCTCCCTTCTTCCCCCGCAGAGGCCACTTCCGATTCACCAGGAACCCCCCACCGGCCACCAACACCAGCACACCCCCCACGATCCCGAGGGCGACCCCGACACCCCCACCCCCGCCGGAGGCCCCCGCGGCGACCGACTTGCCCCCCGCCCCACCCGAGGCGGACGCCGAAGCCGTGGCCCCCGCCCGCGCACTCGGCTCGGCATCCCCACCGGTGGTCTCCGCGCCCTTCGGCGGGACCAGCTCCCCCACCGGCGTCACCTTGCCCGCCGCCTTGAACCCCCAGTCGAACAGGCTCGCGGTCTCCTTGTAGACCTGGTTGTGCTCGTCCTTCTCCGGATGCATGACGGTGACCAGGAGGACCCGCCCGTCCCGCTCGGCGACCCCCGTGAAGGTCGCGCCCGCGTTCGTGGTGTTGCCGTTCTTCACACCCGCGATGCCCTGATAGGAGTCGAGGCCGCTGTCCCCGGTGAGCAGCCGGTTGGTGTTCTGGATCTCGAAGGACGAACGGCTCTTCTTGCCGTTCTTCCCCTTCTTCGTCTCGCCCGGGAACTTCGCCCGCACGGTGGAGCAGTACTCCCGGAAGTCCTTCTTCTGCAGCCCCGACCTGGCGATCAGTGTCAGGTCGTACGCGGACGACACCTGCCCCTTGGCGTCGTAGCCGTCCGGGCTGACCGCGTGCGTGTCGAGGGCCTGGAGTTCCTCGGCGTGCGCGTTCATGTCCGCGACGGTCTGCTTCACCCCGCCGTTCATGGCCGACAGGACATGTACCGCGTCATTGCCGGAGCGAAGGAAGACACCGAGCCACAGATCGTGGACGGTGTACGTCTCGTCCTCCTTTATGCCGACCATGCTGGAGCCCGCGCCGACGCCCGCGAGATCGGCCGGGGCGACCTTGTGCGCGTCGTCCTTGTTGAACTTCGGCAGCAGCGTGTCCGCGAACAGCATCTTCAGCGTGCTCGCCGGGGCCAGCCGCCAGTGCGCGTTGTGCGCGGCCAGCACCTCGCCCGACTCGGCGTCCGCGACGATCCAGGAACGGGCGCTGATGCCCTTGGGCAGCACCGGCGCGTCACTGCCGAGACTGGCCTGGGTACCCGGTTCGCCCAGCGTTTCGCCGCCGACGGTCGACATGTTCGCCGGGGGAGTCGCGGACGGGGAGGCGCTCGGACTGGGTGACGGCTTCGCACCGAAGGCCGCGAAGGCCGGGCCGGCCGTGAGCGTCGACAGCGAGGTCAGCGAGAGGGACAGCAGGGTGGCTGAGGTGACCAGCAGGGGGCGCCTGGCGGTCTTCTTGGAGGCGGGCACGATCGAGAAAGTACATGGCTCCGACCGGTAAATCCCACCGCAGCGCCCCATGGCTTCCCCGCCGCCGCTCACGCCCCCGCTCGCACCCCGGCGCGAGGACCCCGCGGCCGACGGCGATACTGAACCCATGAAGCTCAGCCGCCCCCTCTCCTGGTTCCTGCTCGCCTTCGGGGTGTGGAGCTGGGTCATCTGGACCACCTTTCATGCGAAACTAACCACTACAGCGAGATCAGGACGAAAACAGCAGGTGAGAGCACATGACACCCTTCGTGTCCCTCTCGGCAAGTGAGGCACTGGACACAGTTCGCGTAGCGGTTTACGCCCGACAGTCGAAGGCACGGCCCGACTCATCAGAGGCATCCCCGGAAGCACAGGTGAACGCAGGCGAGGCGCTGGCAGCGAGCAGAGGGTGGGAAGTCCGTCATACCTTCAAGGACGTCGGTCGATCGGGTTGGGATCCAAAAGCGGTCCGCCCAGGTTTCGAAGACCTCATGACGGCTGTGCGCGCTGGGCAAGTTGACGTGGTGGTAGTCAACGAACTGTCTCGGCTGACGCGTAAGGGTGCGCATGACGCGCTTGAGATCGACAGCGAGTTCAAGAAGTACGGCGTCCGTTTCGTGTCAGTGCTTGAGCCGTTCTTGGACACGTCCAACCCGATCGGCGTTGCCATCTTCGCGCTGATTGCCGCGCTGGCGAAGCAGGACAGCGACATCAAAGCTGAGCGTCTTCGGGGTGCAAAGGATGAAATCAAGGCTCTTGGCGGTCGGCATTCCAGTTCTGCGCCGTACGGCATGCACGCTGTACGCGAGAAGATCGGAAATCTCGTCGTGTCAGTCCTTGAGCCCGACGAAGACAACCCGGACCACGTGGCAATCGTGGAACGCATGGTTGAGATGAGCTGGGAGGGAGTCTCTGACAACAAGATCGCCACCACCTTTGACAGTGAACAGATTCCCGCGCCTGGCACTGCTGAGCGTCGCGCCACCGAAAAGCGCCTTGCCTCGATCAAGAAGCGCCGAGTGTCCGACGAGGAAAGCCCGATTGGTTGGCGCGCGCAGACTGTGCGTTGGATCCTCAACCACCCCGCAATTGGCGGATTCGCCAGCGATCGAGTCCCGCGAGGAAAAGCACACGTCAACGTCATCGCGCGAGACGAGTCAGGCGCACCGCTGACACCGCACAGGGGGATCATCACCGGCGCCAAGTGGCTCGAACTGCAAGAGCGACGGAAAAAGCGCAGCAAGAGCCACAGGCAGCCAGGCGCGGACGTGGCACCTACGCTGCTCAGCGGATGGCGATTCCTGGGGTGCGGAATCTGCGCTGGCTCAATGGGGCAGAGCAAGAACAACGGCGGTCAGGATTACTACCAGTGCGCCAATCCGAAGGGGCACGGCGGACTGAGCATCAAGCGCACGGATGCAGATGAATACGTTGCCCGCGTGGTCTGGGGTCGGCTGGCCAACGCTGACATGGATAACCCCGAAGACAGGGAATGGGTTGCTGCTGCTGCCCTTCGGTTCGCTGCACAGACGGACTTGGCCGGCGTACAGGAAGAGCAGCGGGAAACCGAAGCGCACCTCGAACACGTACGGCAGTCCATCACCGAGCTACAGGCAGACCGTAAGGCAGGGCTGTACCGGGGGCGTGGTGAGTTGGCCACATGGCGAGCCACCATGGAGCAGTACCGGGCCTACGAAGACCAGTGTGTTGCTCGGATCGCAGAACTGACCGAGAAGACAGCGGCCACAGTGCAGATTCCCTCTGAGTGGTCTGAGCCGGGGGATGACCCGATCGGTCCGAATTCCGTCTGGGGGTCGTGGGACGTCTACGCGCGACGGGAATTCCTCGATCTGTTCCTGACCGGGGTTTCGGTCGGACTGGGGCGTGACCCCGAGACCAAGAAGTTCATCCCGGTTGAGGACCGAATCGCGCTGGACTGGCGCCCGCTCCCAACGAATCAGGACGACGAAGACGAAGAGGCCCTAGCGGCACTCTGAACCAAAGGCGCCAGCCCGGCCGGATCTTGGCGGATAGACCGGGCTGGTGTCCCATCAAGGGAAGGCACCATGATGTCAGAAACAATCCACCCCCTGTACGGCACCGCTGCCCGGGACGTTGGCAGGGCAATCCGTGAGCAAGCTGACAGGGCCACCGTTGCCCGAGCGCGCCGACTGCTGGCTGAGGCCGAAGCTGTCGACATGGGCGACCCCGCCGTTGAGATGCTGTTGGAGCGCGCAGATGGCTGACATATGCGGCGCACGCAAGCCTGGGTTCGAGGATGGCCCGGCTATCGGCCGGAACCGCATCCCCTGCATCCGCTCTGAGTGCGTTGTGGCAAACCGGATCTCGTTCGAAGCCTGCGGTGCGGGTGATCATTCGGACAGAGATGCCAGTGTGGTCGTGGGCATGAAGAAACGGGCCCCTTGGTAGTGACGTGGTTGTTGAGGCCGGTCACGAGCAAGGAGACCCGTTGTCCGACGAGTTGACCATCCCTGCTGTACCCGCGTCCACCACGGTCACCCCGGAGTGTGACTGCTACGTGCACAGGTTCGGTTCGATCGCTCCGGGACAGCGGGCAGGCTGCTGTCCGAGTGACATGACGGATGCGGAGTGGGCCGAGGTCCGCTCCGCGGTGCCAGTGCCGGCCTGGCTGCTCAAGCAGGGCGGGCGTCCGGAGGCGTACTGCCACCGCGAGATGCTCGACGCGGTGCGCTATCTGGTCGACAACGGTATGAAGTGGATGGCCATGCCGGTCGACTTCCCGTACTGGCGGGCGGTCTACGACTTCTTCCGCCGCTGGCGGACCTACGACTACGTGCGTGAGCTGTACGAACGCCTGCGACGTTCGGCGAGGGAACGCTCAGGGCGCAACGCCGAGCCCAGTGCCGGAGTCATCGACAGTCAGTCGGTGGACGCCTCCGAGACCGTCGGCGAGGACAGTCGCGGATACGACGGCGGGAAGTCACGTGACGGGCGCAAGCGTCACATCCTGACCGATACCGAGGGCCTGCTCCTCGAGGTCACCGTGACCACGGCCGATGTACACGACTCCAAGGCCGCCCCCGCACTGCTGGAGACGTTCATGGACCAGCCGGGACGGCTGCTGCAACTGGTGTGGGTCGACAGCGCCTACCAGGGTCCGGCGCTGGCGAAAGCGTTCGCCCGCCACGGAGTCCGGACCGAGGTCGTGCGCCGCTCCGACGGCCAACGCGGATTTGTCGTACTGGCCCGCAGGTGGGTCGTGGAGCGCACGCTGAGCTGGCTCTCCCGCTCACGCCGCCTCAACCGCGACCACGAACGCCGCCCCGACCACCACGCCCAGATGGTGTGGTGGGCCGCCGTGATCAGACTGTCCCGGCGCCTGGCCGCAGACGCTCCGCGCCGGCCGGAGAAGCGTCCCGGCCGACTACTCCGGGCTCGGGCATGAACCGTCCGTCCTTCGCCCGCACCAGCCAGCCCCGCTTCTCCAGCACATAGGCACGGTGCCGGATCTTCTCCACCTCGTTCTTGATCTCCGCTTCCCGGCCCACCGCCCGCGTCAGCTCCACCCCGTTCACCGGCCCCGAAGCGGCCACCACCGCGGCGAACACCTCCCGATACAGGCCGCCGAGCACCTCCTCGCCCATGCCCGAGCGCCACACCGGCGGCCGCTCACCATGCCCCGCGCCGGGGCCGCCCGATCCCACGGCGGCAGCCATCTCACCATCAGACGGCACCGGAACCGGCGTATTCACCGGGCTCTCCCCGGCCAGCACCGACACAAGCTCCTCACGCCCCACCCGGGCCCGCTCGACCCGCTCCCGCGCGGCATCCACCTCCGCCTGAGCCTGCTGCAGGACCTCCGTCCAGGACTCCAGATCCTGCCTCGCCCGCGCCTCACGCTGTTCCATCAACCCCAGCACCGACGGCATCGCGACCTCCTCGATCCACAACAAGCCGCCCGCTGCCTGCCCCTACCCTGTCGCGATCATGCCCCGCGCACGAAGAAGCCCCTGCTCATCGAACAGGGACTCCCTTTGCCACAACGCGCTCAGCGGAATACGAGTTGGCGCGCGCAGTTGGGTTCGGGGAGTTCACAGCGGCATGCATTCCGGCCGCACTCGATATCTGGTGCAT of Streptomyces phaeolivaceus contains these proteins:
- a CDS encoding YihY/virulence factor BrkB family protein, with amino-acid sequence MDWLKKLPGIGPLVERLTTTHAWRSYERLERVRWTRLAAAMTFISFLALFPLLTVAAAIAAAALGKDGQRDLEDRLAEQVPGIADQLDIAGLVANAGTIGVIAGALLLFTGIGWVGEMRGCLRVVWEKPDDDENFFLAKAKDTGALLGLGGAVLVSLAASTSASWAVGRFADQLGIDRDGWGGILLRVAAFAVAVLADFLLLLYVLTLLPGVQPPRRRLVVAALIGAIGFELLKLLLSGYMQGVAAKSMYGAFGVPIALLLWINFTSKLLLYCAAWTAEGTKESGEAADLELRAEDSAP
- a CDS encoding D-alanyl-D-alanine carboxypeptidase family protein, coding for MPASKKTARRPLLVTSATLLSLSLTSLSTLTAGPAFAAFGAKPSPSPSASPSATPPANMSTVGGETLGEPGTQASLGSDAPVLPKGISARSWIVADAESGEVLAAHNAHWRLAPASTLKMLFADTLLPKFNKDDAHKVAPADLAGVGAGSSMVGIKEDETYTVHDLWLGVFLRSGNDAVHVLSAMNGGVKQTVADMNAHAEELQALDTHAVSPDGYDAKGQVSSAYDLTLIARSGLQKKDFREYCSTVRAKFPGETKKGKNGKKSRSSFEIQNTNRLLTGDSGLDSYQGIAGVKNGNTTNAGATFTGVAERDGRVLLVTVMHPEKDEHNQVYKETASLFDWGFKAAGKVTPVGELVPPKGAETTGGDAEPSARAGATASASASGGAGGKSVAAGASGGGGGVGVALGIVGGVLVLVAGGGFLVNRKWPLRGKKGGGSGEGLPG
- a CDS encoding recombinase family protein, with amino-acid sequence MTPFVSLSASEALDTVRVAVYARQSKARPDSSEASPEAQVNAGEALAASRGWEVRHTFKDVGRSGWDPKAVRPGFEDLMTAVRAGQVDVVVVNELSRLTRKGAHDALEIDSEFKKYGVRFVSVLEPFLDTSNPIGVAIFALIAALAKQDSDIKAERLRGAKDEIKALGGRHSSSAPYGMHAVREKIGNLVVSVLEPDEDNPDHVAIVERMVEMSWEGVSDNKIATTFDSEQIPAPGTAERRATEKRLASIKKRRVSDEESPIGWRAQTVRWILNHPAIGGFASDRVPRGKAHVNVIARDESGAPLTPHRGIITGAKWLELQERRKKRSKSHRQPGADVAPTLLSGWRFLGCGICAGSMGQSKNNGGQDYYQCANPKGHGGLSIKRTDADEYVARVVWGRLANADMDNPEDREWVAAAALRFAAQTDLAGVQEEQRETEAHLEHVRQSITELQADRKAGLYRGRGELATWRATMEQYRAYEDQCVARIAELTEKTAATVQIPSEWSEPGDDPIGPNSVWGSWDVYARREFLDLFLTGVSVGLGRDPETKKFIPVEDRIALDWRPLPTNQDDEDEEALAAL
- a CDS encoding IS5 family transposase; amino-acid sequence: MTDAEWAEVRSAVPVPAWLLKQGGRPEAYCHREMLDAVRYLVDNGMKWMAMPVDFPYWRAVYDFFRRWRTYDYVRELYERLRRSARERSGRNAEPSAGVIDSQSVDASETVGEDSRGYDGGKSRDGRKRHILTDTEGLLLEVTVTTADVHDSKAAPALLETFMDQPGRLLQLVWVDSAYQGPALAKAFARHGVRTEVVRRSDGQRGFVVLARRWVVERTLSWLSRSRRLNRDHERRPDHHAQMVWWAAVIRLSRRLAADAPRRPEKRPGRLLRARA
- a CDS encoding BAR domain-containing protein, yielding MPSVLGLMEQREARARQDLESWTEVLQQAQAEVDAARERVERARVGREELVSVLAGESPVNTPVPVPSDGEMAAAVGSGGPGAGHGERPPVWRSGMGEEVLGGLYREVFAAVVAASGPVNGVELTRAVGREAEIKNEVEKIRHRAYVLEKRGWLVRAKDGRFMPEPGVVGRDASPAGAERLRPGAGTV